Within Streptomyces sp. RKAG293, the genomic segment GGCGAATCGGTGGTGGAGCACGGCGCGGACGGCTTCGGTGGCGTAGCCGCGGCCGTGCCGGCCGGGGGCGAGTGTGAAGCCCACGTCACCCTGCAGCAGGTTGTCGTGGAGGTGGAAGCCGACGTCGCCGATCAGAGACCCGTCGGCGGTGAGCTCGACGGCGTACTGGAACCAGCCGGGCTGGCCCGGGTCGTCGTTGTAGGTCCGGATCCGCTCGGTCGCCGCTTCCAGTGGGAACGGGGCGTCCCAGCTCTGGTAGCGGGCGATGGCCGGGTCCGAGCGGTAGGCGGAGAACGCCGGCGCGTCCGCGGCGGTGAAACGGCGCAGGCCCAGCCGGTCGGTGTGCAGGAGCATCCGTGGATGATGCCACGCACTGCGAGCCGGCCCGGCGCCCGGTACCCAGGCTGCTGGTGCCCCGCACGGAGAAGGGCCCGAACCGCCACACTGCGGTTCAGGCCCTTCTCCGTGCGGGGTTCGGCGGGTCACCCAGCGCGGGCGGGTGCGGTGACCGGTGCCACCGCGGCGGAGGGGCTGAGGGTGAGGGCTGCCAGGTGCCGGCGGGCGACCGATCCGGAGCCATGGAGCAGGCCAGCAGGGGTGAAGTGCGGTGCGCCCAGGTGGCGCTCCAGGGCCGGCAGGTAGTTCCACCGCACGCCGGGGTGGGCGGAGTGCGCGTAGTGGTACAGGTCGCCGTAGGGGAGCCAAGTCGTGGCGGCAAGGAGCGCCAGGGCGCGGTTTCGTGGGTACAGGCGCAGGCACCGGCCGGCTTCGACGTAGGCCGGGGCGCCGCTGCGCGGTTCGGGATCGAACCAGGTGTGCTCCACCACCAAGGACAACCACGCGAGCTGCGGGTACAGCACAAGCCGGGGGATGAGCACACCGCAGACCACGGCGGTCCAGCCACCGATGAGGTAGGCGGCGGACAGCACCGCTCCGACGGCGGCCGCGCGGGTCCACCGGCCCGGTGAGCGCAGCAGGTTCGCGGCCAGATCGGCGGCGGTGACGGCCAGGCCGCGGGCGGTGAGCGGGTACATGAGGGCGGCGATGAAGCGGGGGCCGGTGACGCCGGGGAGCAGGCCGGCCCGGTGGAGTTCGGCGAGGTTCGGGTCGGTGGCCAGCGTGGCGTTGGGGTGGTGGTCGCGCACGTGCCGCTGTCGGCGGGTGGTCGCGGGGGCCAGGCCGAGGGGGAGCTGCACCAGGGCCTCGGCGAGCAGCAGGTTCGCGCGGGCGGTGCGGGCCAGGATGCCGTGGACCGCGGCGTGCCCGATCTCCTGCAGGTGGCGGAGCTGGACGGCGACGGCGAGCGTGGCCGCGATCGCGGCCCCAGCGCCGTGCCCGGCCAGGCTCCACCAGCCGGCTATCTGCACCCATTGCCCGACCAGCAGCACGGTGGGCGTCCAGTTGTTGGCGCGGGCGCGCTGCAGGGCGATGAGTTCGGCGGCGCGGGCCATGTGCGGCCGGTGCCGGGCGAAGTGGATCCGATCGACCTGGCGCAGAGCCGCACCGGCGGCAAGGAGGGTTAATGCGAGCAGCATGGGCGGTCCCCGTGACGGAGCGGCAAGATCCGCCGATTGTCACACACAGTTGAACTAGTGCACTAGTAGTCCGATGCACGACCCCTTCTCACACCCCAGGGCTGTGGCGCGACGGCGGCGTGCCGATTCATCGACGACCGGGACCCCCTGCGGAGCAGATGCGGCATGGCCGCCGCGCGCAGTGAGCCGGAGACGGCAACGGGCGTGCAGCCCTGGCCTGATGACGGCCCCTTTGGGGCATATGGCCGCAGCGGAGGGCGGTCCGCGCCACCCATCTACCGTGATCTGGGTCACAGCCCCAGATGGGTTCACTAGCTGACGTGACATCACATGAGTAGCAATCAGCCCACCTTTGAACTGCCCATGAAAGCAGCGCCGTTGTGCGCACGGACGCGGCGTAAGGCGGCGGTCGCGCGGGGCATCTACAGTGGGCACGCACACGAAAGGCCCCGTGCTTTCGATCCCTTGCCGGGGATCGACGGGGCCTCGCGCTGTGCATTCCACCCGGGTCAAATCGAATGGAGTGGCACGCAGTGAAGAGTACACAGCGCACAAGTAGTTGCGCGCACAAGATGTTGCGCTACCGCGGATCCTGTCTCACGTGCGGGATCAAGCGGTACCGCCGGACGTTCGTGCTCTACGCGGTCCGCGGAGCGGCGACCGGCGTCGGCACGGGCGCCGTCGGCCTGGTCGCCCTGTACGCCCGTCACCGCCTCTGATGTCCTGAACAGCCCGCTCAGCGCATGAAGGTGCCCGTCACCAGGATGGTGACGGGCACCTTCGCGTGCCGGACCTGCTCGCCTCCCGGCGGTGGGACAGCGGCACCATGTTCTGCACGCCCCCACAGCGCCGCAGACCCTTCGGGTGGCCTTGCTACAGGATGTCGACGGTCTGGCGGGCCCGGTCGGTGTCCCAGGTGCCGCCGTCGAGCATGGGGCGGGCGGTGGCCTCGTAGCTCTGCAGGACCATCGGGGCGGAGTCCGCGCCGTGGCCCCAGACCGACTCGAAGCGGCCGATCCAGCGCTCCACGTTCTTGAAGTACACGCTGGAGCGGCCGCGGGTGTACTCCGCGTCTCCTTGCTCCTCCTCCACCAGGGCGGCGGCGGCCGCGATGATGACGACGTCCACGGCCTGGTCCGCGCGCAGCCGGTCGCGAACCGCCAGGCCGCAGGTGACGCCGAGCTGGCGGTGGTGGTTGACCAGCGCGAGGAAGTCCTTGGCGTAGTCCTCGCGGCGCAGGTCGTCCTGGAAGACGATGAACAGCCGGTTGATGGTGCCGCCGGTCTCCAGCAGCCGGCGGTTGGCGGCCAGGTACTCGCGGCGCTGAGCGAGCAGGCCGGGGTTGGTGGTGAGGTCGGCCGCCAGGATCCGCTTGGGCTGGGTGGGGGAGTCCAGGAGCGTCTTGACCAGCAGGACGGACAGTCTGGGGACTTCACTCGCGTAGACCTGGAGGTGTCCGTCGGCAATCTCGCCGTAGTCGGAGATCAGCTCCTGCTCGAGGTGGGCGCGGACCAGGTCGTAGTACTGGGCGTCATCCATGGCTTTGAGGTTAGTGGCGCGGCGCAGGGTGATGAAGCGCTTGCGCAGCCACAGGTGATTGCCGGTCAGCGCGATCACGATGGCGGTCTCGGCTA encodes:
- a CDS encoding GNAT family N-acetyltransferase; protein product: MLLHTDRLGLRRFTAADAPAFSAYRSDPAIARYQSWDAPFPLEAATERIRTYNDDPGQPGWFQYAVELTADGSLIGDVGFHLHDNLLQGDVGFTLAPGRHGRGYATEAVRAVLHHRFAGGLHRVSAECDARNTRSRRLLERVGFQLEGQRPAFTFADGEWSDQCLYGLLADQWKRLPH
- a CDS encoding fatty acid desaturase, which encodes MLLALTLLAAGAALRQVDRIHFARHRPHMARAAELIALQRARANNWTPTVLLVGQWVQIAGWWSLAGHGAGAAIAATLAVAVQLRHLQEIGHAAVHGILARTARANLLLAEALVQLPLGLAPATTRRQRHVRDHHPNATLATDPNLAELHRAGLLPGVTGPRFIAALMYPLTARGLAVTAADLAANLLRSPGRWTRAAAVGAVLSAAYLIGGWTAVVCGVLIPRLVLYPQLAWLSLVVEHTWFDPEPRSGAPAYVEAGRCLRLYPRNRALALLAATTWLPYGDLYHYAHSAHPGVRWNYLPALERHLGAPHFTPAGLLHGSGSVARRHLAALTLSPSAAVAPVTAPARAG